Sequence from the Microbacterium faecale genome:
GGGATGGTGCTGCGGCACATGCGCGAGCGGAACGCTCCTGTCGACGGAAACTGTCTGCTCGCGCCTCAGCGCTGCGCGTGTCGATACGCGTGCGGCGTCATGCCGAGCACACGGCGAAAGTCTCTCGTCAAGTGCGCATGGTCGGCGTATCCGAGGTCGGCCGCGGTCTGCGCGACCGTGAGCGAAGGATCCTCGCGCAGCCGCTGAGCCGATTCCTGGAGGCGATAACGACGGATGACGGCGAGAGGCGGCAACCCGACGTATCGGCGTGCGAGTCGCTGCACGGTGCGAGACGACACGTGGAGAGCCTGCGCGAGGTCGTCGACGCGGACGATGTCCGGATCCGCCTCGATCTTCTCCTCCATCGCGTTCGCGAGCATTGCATTCGGGTCGGGACGACCCACACGGCCCGCGAGCCACGTCCCGCAGACGGCGACGGCGTCGTGTCGCGCAGCGTCCGGTTCCTCGCCGGCCATGGCCGTCGAGACGTCGCGGACCAGGTCGGGCGCGTCGAACGGCACCTCGACGTCTCGAAGGCTCTGCGGATCCGCGTGGAGGGCGGCGACGCCAGCGGGCCGAAGCAGCATGCCGACCGCCCAGCCGTGTCCCGTGAGATCCCGTTGCGAGGCGCGCGTCGTCGGCCCCGACAGTGTGGCGCCCTCGCCCTGCACGACCAGGTTTGACGCGGGGTACGGCAGGATCTCCTGGCGCGAGCTTTCGCCGGGAGCGAGACGCCACCGCGGGATCCAGAACCACCGCACGACCGCCGCGAGTGAAGACGGCGCGGGCACGCGATGGAAGGTCGGCAGCCGACGAGGGAAGAGGATGCCGCGCT
This genomic interval carries:
- a CDS encoding helix-turn-helix domain-containing protein, with protein sequence MVDVDDERGILFPRRLPTFHRVPAPSSLAAVVRWFWIPRWRLAPGESSRQEILPYPASNLVVQGEGATLSGPTTRASQRDLTGHGWAVGMLLRPAGVAALHADPQSLRDVEVPFDAPDLVRDVSTAMAGEEPDAARHDAVAVCGTWLAGRVGRPDPNAMLANAMEEKIEADPDIVRVDDLAQALHVSSRTVQRLARRYVGLPPLAVIRRYRLQESAQRLREDPSLTVAQTAADLGYADHAHLTRDFRRVLGMTPHAYRHAQR